One genomic window of Cryptococcus neoformans var. neoformans JEC21 chromosome 13 sequence includes the following:
- a CDS encoding expressed protein, whose product MKLNPAIPLLALATFSAATPAAQLPVGLDLGKEPDSSKVNVSLYVMSKCPDARLCENVFGQVLRTESILPKISLSLHYIGTLDPSLPLGVDVKHGPTEAYGNAHQLCLYNHVPLTQFWAAVECMNFPSSFPKDIGTVGFTRQCAETVGVDWWGSGVGKCVEGKKRMGKAKKDKETQAEEKEGYYVGKEGRKLLLENIRETEKTGVTTSCTIEIGSTLVPEGKRTCVVDGGVWKGCDDGHTATDFVRIIDAEWKNLKKGTSSIDEAFIDEHAED is encoded by the exons ATGAAGCTCAATCCAGCAATCCCactcctcgccctcgcaACCTTTTCCGCAGCTACGCCCGCTGCTCAGCTGCCCGTCGGACTTGATCTTGGCAAAGAACCTGATAGCAGCAAGGTCAACGTGTCTTTGTATGTTATGTCAAAATGTCCCGATGCT AGACTGTGTGAAAACGTATTCGGCCAAGTTCTGCGCACCGAATCCATACTCCCCAAgatctctctttctctccattACATAGGTACCCTCGACCCCTCTTTGCCCCTGGGAGTTGACGTGAAGCATGGCCCTACCGAAGCTTACGGTAACGCCCATCAACTGTGCTTGTACAACCACGTTCCCTTGACGCAATTCTGGGCGGCAGTCGAGTGCATGAACTTCCCTTCGAGTTTCCCGAAGGATATTGGGACGGTAGGGTTTACGAGGCAGTGTGCGGAGACGGTGGGGGTGGATTGGTGGGGTAGTGGCGTCGGAAAATGTgtggaggggaagaaaaggatggggaaggctaagaaggacaaggaaacTCAggcggaagaaaaggaagggtATTATGTaggcaaagaagggagaaagcTTTTGCTTGAGAATATCCGAGAGACAGAAAAGACGGGCGTGACGACAAGTTGTACGATCGAGATTGGGAGTACTCTCGTTCCGGAAGGGAAGCGGACTTGTGTAGTGGACGGTGGCGTATGGAAGGGGTGCGAT GATGGACATACAGCTACGGACTTCGTCCGAATCATCGACGCGGAATGGAAGAACCTCAAGAAAGGCACCTCTTCCATTGATGAGGCTTTCATAGATGAGCATGCGGAGGACTAG
- a CDS encoding expressed protein yields the protein MPRDLGQRAQDFRESWLAPSGGWLSEITIIISDLTGIWDIIILSGFFVAGWIVIRTSPMEISMILALAFDLAIPLQYQNDDYLEKKHDKHLENYWPTFVMGCLIEGVAFFLLHPDLFTLIVCLKTSALTIMWMSRDQGASSIKVRSRSSKSSNNETSKSRPTSQPKSRSSKPPDPPIPANMPISTHISNPYKYLHRAGYADPAVAGMILALNSVDKEGAKKNMNVWVKEKDKKEVDRRNKDYAERARKAGWPDKFGSHGQEAEGGEGGKLKIPEDSVKKAEEAMRLEKVPADERKKVLSLLENPKSESEIQMAAKILERMGIPVEGPKKDRTQQSRGGNSSKPESKVKHKFGESDGQGGYRDIQLTKDTVQKLAKGMVRRGWSEADVNQWYTYLQRPFSRREVETKVIPLAKSVDVYLGGGYTGGGPHRFDTKKLQALKPQLRDKCGVDSNFAEHMILVAINQPTANKSQGMFNRWLTNGLSRAEFEQLRKTGPDWA from the exons ATGCCGAGAGACCTTGGACAGCGCGCTCAAGACTTCCGAGAAAGTTGG CTCGCACCGTCAGGGGGATGGCTCTCCGAAATCACAATTATTATCTCCGACCTGACAGGGATATgggacatcatcatcctgtCTGGCTTCTTTGTAGCTGGATGGATCGTGATACGTACAAGTCCGATGGAGATTTCGATGATCCTTGCTTTGGCGTTCGACCTTGCTATTCCATTGCAGTATCAAA ACGACGATTATCTCGAAAAGAAACACGACAAACACCTGGAGAATTACTGGCCGACGTTCGTCATGGGCTGCCTTATCGAAGGCGTCGCTTTCTTCTTACTCCATCCGGACCTGTTCACGTTGATAGTATGTTTAAAGACGAGCGCCTTGACGATCATGTGGATGAGTCGGGATCAGGGCGCATCATCT ATCAAAGTGAGATCTAGGTCATCGAAGTCCTCCAACAATGAAACCTCCAAATCAAGGCCAACCTCACAACCGAAGTCCAGATCCTCCAAACCTCCCGATCCTCCTATTCCTGCAAACATGCCCATCTCCACCCATATCTCCAACCCATACAAATACCTCCATCGCGCGGGCTACGCAGATCCCGCGGTCGCGGGTATGATTCTCGCTCTCAACTCTGTCGATAAAGAGGGAGCGAAAAAAAATATGAATGTGtgggtgaaggagaaggataaaAAAGAGGTAGACAGGAGGAATAAGGATTATGcggagagggcgaggaaggcTGGATGGCCTGATAAGTTCGGAAGTCATGGACAGGAAgctgaaggaggagaaggagggaagttGAAGATACCGGAAGATTCTGTAAAGAAGGCGGAAGAAGCGATGAGACTGGAGAAAGTCCCCGCTGATGAACGTAAAAAAGTGCTCTCGCTACTGGAGAATCCGAAATCGGAAAGTGAGATTCAAATGGCTGCAAAGATCTTGGAACGAATGGGTATACCCGTCGAAGGACCCAAGAAGGATAGAACTCAGCAGAGTCGAGGAGGCAACTCAAGCAAACCAGAAAGCAAGGTGAAACACAAATTCGGAGAGTCGGATGGTCAAGGTGGTTATCGTGATATTCAACTAACAAAAGATACTGTGCAAAAACTCGCTAAAGGAATGGTGAGACGAGGTTGGTCAGAAGCGGATGTCAACCAATGGTACACATACCTACAACGACCCTTCTCTCGACGTGAAGTAGAGACCAAAGTCATCCCCTTGGCGAAATCGGTCGATGTCTACCTCGGCGGAGGATATACGGGCGGTGGACCTCATAGGTTTGACACCAAGAAGCTGCAGGCGCTCAAACCGCAGTTGAGGGATAAGTGTGGGGTGGATAGTAATTTTGCGGAGCATATGATTTTGGTTGCAATCAATCAGCCGACGGCGAACAAATCTCAGGGGATGTTTAATAGGTGGTTAACCAATGGTTTGTCCAGAGCTGAGTTTGAAcagttgaggaagacgggTCCGGATTGGGCTTAA